From a single Candidatus Brevundimonas phytovorans genomic region:
- a CDS encoding metallopeptidase TldD-related protein, whose amino-acid sequence MSDKTPSPDILSDLVAAALKAGADAAEAVSAHRASLSVGVRNAELEEVEREEARDLGLRVFIGRRQATVSASDLSDATRARLVERAVAMAKLAPEDPYAALAPQDRLAQGPHADLDLFDPSERTAEALEAAAAEAEAAALGVAGVSKSEGGHASWSASEWRLVTSHGFDGRHQGSAFSLGVGVIAEKDGAMERGGESRATRHLSDLPGAAEIGLKAGERAVARVGPRKIASTTAPVIFENRIATQVLSPLLGAISGPAIARGSSFLKDKLGQRVLPAGMDMIDDPFRLRGLGSTPFDDEGVAVERRNIVEDGVLTTWLLNTAAAAQLGMASTGHASRGLAGPSGVSTHNLHLAPGEHDKAGLMAQAGSGLLITSMFGPSLNGNTGDWSAGVSGFWFEDGQLAYPVSEVTVAGNLIDLYARLVRGSDLEFRGSFNSPSLMFDAVAIAGK is encoded by the coding sequence ATGTCCGATAAGACGCCCTCCCCCGACATCCTTTCCGATCTGGTCGCCGCCGCGCTGAAGGCCGGCGCCGACGCCGCCGAGGCGGTCTCCGCCCACCGCGCCTCCCTGTCCGTCGGCGTGCGCAACGCCGAGCTGGAAGAGGTCGAGCGCGAAGAAGCCCGCGACCTGGGCCTGCGCGTCTTCATCGGTCGCCGACAGGCGACGGTGTCCGCCTCCGACCTGTCCGACGCCACCCGCGCCCGTCTGGTCGAGCGCGCCGTGGCCATGGCCAAGCTGGCCCCCGAAGACCCCTATGCCGCGCTGGCCCCGCAGGACCGGCTGGCGCAAGGACCGCACGCCGACCTCGACCTGTTCGACCCGTCCGAGCGCACCGCCGAGGCGCTGGAGGCCGCCGCCGCCGAGGCCGAGGCCGCCGCTCTCGGTGTCGCGGGCGTGTCCAAGTCCGAGGGCGGTCACGCCTCATGGTCGGCCAGCGAATGGCGTCTGGTCACTTCGCACGGTTTTGACGGCCGTCATCAGGGCAGCGCCTTCTCGCTGGGCGTCGGCGTCATCGCCGAAAAGGACGGCGCCATGGAGCGCGGCGGCGAAAGCCGTGCGACCCGCCACCTGTCCGACCTGCCCGGCGCCGCCGAGATCGGCCTGAAGGCGGGCGAGCGCGCCGTGGCCCGCGTCGGCCCGCGCAAGATCGCCTCGACCACCGCCCCGGTCATCTTCGAGAACCGCATCGCGACACAGGTGCTGTCGCCGCTGCTGGGCGCCATTTCCGGCCCGGCCATCGCCCGCGGCAGCTCCTTCCTGAAGGACAAGCTGGGGCAGCGCGTCCTGCCCGCGGGCATGGACATGATCGACGATCCGTTCCGCCTGCGCGGCCTCGGCTCCACCCCCTTCGACGACGAGGGCGTGGCGGTCGAACGGCGCAACATCGTCGAGGACGGCGTCCTGACCACCTGGCTGCTGAACACCGCCGCCGCCGCCCAGCTGGGGATGGCCTCGACCGGGCACGCCTCGCGCGGTCTGGCGGGACCGTCCGGCGTCTCGACCCACAACCTGCATCTGGCGCCGGGCGAACACGACAAGGCGGGCCTGATGGCCCAGGCCGGGTCGGGCCTGCTGATCACCTCCATGTTCGGCCCGTCGCTGAACGGCAACACCGGAGACTGGTCCGCCGGGGTGTCGGGCTTCTGGTTCGAGGACGGCCAACTGGCCTATCCCGTCAGCGAAGTGACCGTGGCGGGCAATCTGATCGACCTCTACGCCCGTCTGGTGCGGGGATCGGATCTGGAGTTCCGGGGTTCCTTCAACAGCCCCTCCCTGATGTTCGACGCGGTGGCCATCGCCGGCAAATGA
- a CDS encoding MAPEG family protein: MVPSIQAATLWGGLLILLLLVLSSVVVSRRRRHLIEFGDGGNPEMTPAVRAFGNASEYIPAGICGLILLAFVGAPPLLIHGVGGVLFAGRIIHALGLLFQKGPSLGRVTGMVLTWLALLVASVSLIAWSVI; encoded by the coding sequence ATGGTCCCCTCGATTCAAGCCGCGACCCTGTGGGGCGGGCTGCTGATCCTGCTGCTGCTGGTCCTGTCCAGCGTGGTGGTCAGCCGTCGGCGTCGGCATCTGATCGAGTTCGGCGACGGCGGAAATCCCGAGATGACCCCCGCCGTCCGCGCCTTCGGCAACGCCTCTGAATATATTCCCGCAGGCATCTGCGGGCTGATCCTGCTGGCCTTCGTCGGCGCGCCGCCCCTGCTGATCCACGGCGTCGGCGGCGTGCTGTTCGCGGGTCGCATCATCCATGCCCTGGGCCTGCTGTTCCAGAAGGGGCCGTCGCTGGGCCGGGTGACGGGCATGGTCCTGACCTGGCTGGCCCTGCTGGTGGCGTCGGTCAGCCTGATCGCCTGGTCGGTCATTTAA
- a CDS encoding DUF4170 domain-containing protein produces the protein MDPLSMADSHDPQLLHLVIGGEMRHPAEPVFRDLDKVEFVGAFGSYDEAKQAWKARAQATVDNAHMRYFILHAHKLIDPRSDV, from the coding sequence ATGGACCCCCTCTCCATGGCCGACTCCCACGACCCTCAACTGCTTCACCTCGTCATCGGCGGCGAGATGCGTCACCCGGCCGAGCCGGTCTTCCGCGACCTGGACAAGGTCGAGTTCGTCGGCGCCTTCGGCAGCTACGACGAAGCCAAGCAGGCTTGGAAGGCCCGCGCCCAGGCCACCGTCGACAACGCCCACATGCGCTACTTCATCCTGCACGCGCACAAGCTGATCGACCCGCGCTCCGACGTCTGA
- a CDS encoding 3'(2'),5'-bisphosphate nucleotidase CysQ encodes MTDLASDLELIRDAALAAGRLALEHREAGLKVWSKEGGSPVTSADLAVDQLLKDTLLGARPDYGWLSEETADNAERLTKKRIFVVDPIDGTVAYMKNKPWWCVPIAVVEDGRPVAAVIHAPMLGEMFEATLGGGARLQGRPISASDTDTLEDAELLADARLMEAREWAEPWPEMRFTKRNALAYRMALVAAGAFDAAIAISPKWDWDVCAGALIAEEAGAKVSDHRGRDWCFNRPDPRQTSLICAAPALHPLIVRRTAPIPLAI; translated from the coding sequence ATGACCGATCTCGCTTCCGACCTCGAACTGATCCGCGACGCGGCCCTGGCCGCCGGTCGGCTGGCGCTTGAGCATCGCGAGGCGGGGCTGAAGGTCTGGTCCAAGGAGGGCGGCTCGCCCGTCACCAGCGCCGATCTGGCGGTGGATCAGCTATTGAAGGACACGCTTTTGGGCGCCCGTCCCGACTATGGCTGGCTGTCCGAAGAGACGGCGGACAACGCCGAGCGCCTGACCAAGAAGCGCATCTTCGTCGTCGACCCCATCGACGGCACCGTCGCCTATATGAAGAACAAGCCCTGGTGGTGCGTGCCCATCGCCGTGGTCGAGGACGGCCGTCCGGTCGCCGCCGTCATCCACGCTCCCATGCTGGGCGAGATGTTCGAGGCGACGCTCGGCGGCGGCGCGCGGTTGCAGGGTCGCCCCATCAGCGCCTCGGACACCGACACCTTGGAAGACGCCGAGCTTCTGGCCGACGCCCGGTTGATGGAGGCGCGCGAATGGGCCGAGCCCTGGCCGGAAATGCGCTTCACCAAGCGCAACGCCCTGGCCTATCGCATGGCCCTGGTCGCCGCCGGGGCCTTTGACGCGGCCATCGCCATCAGCCCCAAATGGGACTGGGACGTCTGCGCCGGCGCCCTGATCGCTGAGGAGGCGGGCGCGAAAGTCAGCGACCATAGGGGCCGTGACTGGTGCTTTAATCGCCCAGATCCGCGACAAACCAGCCTGATCTGCGCGGCGCCGGCCCTTCACCCGTTGATCGTGAGGCGCACAGCGCCTATCCCGCTGGCCATCTGA
- a CDS encoding sulfur transferase domain-containing protein translates to MQRYDLTTAMGRFKAHWSYFWKDHAFLRTAFTNAHWLGPDLVRTNQPSPGQLAYWRRRGIKTVINLRGQRDEAYYWLEKAACERLGLTLIDAPLDSRDAPGRDRIDRARELFKTIEYPALIHCKSGADRAGMMAVLYRHFHLGEPISAAMSELGKRTLHSREGLTGVLDYVLEKYVNEVEPTGVSFEEWIHSDAYDPKAIRAEFKSGWWGRLVVDRLLKRE, encoded by the coding sequence ATGCAGCGCTATGATCTGACCACGGCGATGGGCCGATTCAAGGCGCATTGGTCCTATTTCTGGAAGGACCACGCCTTCCTCCGCACGGCCTTCACCAACGCCCACTGGCTGGGGCCGGACCTGGTGCGCACCAATCAGCCGTCGCCGGGACAACTGGCCTATTGGCGTCGGCGCGGGATCAAGACGGTCATCAACCTGCGCGGGCAGCGTGACGAGGCCTATTACTGGCTGGAGAAGGCCGCCTGTGAGCGGCTGGGTCTGACCCTGATCGACGCCCCGTTGGACTCACGCGACGCGCCGGGCCGCGACCGCATCGACCGGGCGCGTGAACTGTTCAAGACCATCGAGTATCCGGCCCTGATCCACTGCAAGTCGGGGGCGGACCGGGCGGGGATGATGGCGGTGCTGTATCGTCACTTCCATCTGGGCGAGCCGATCTCGGCGGCCATGTCGGAACTGGGCAAGCGCACCCTGCACAGCCGCGAGGGCCTGACCGGGGTGCTGGACTATGTGCTGGAGAAGTACGTCAACGAGGTCGAGCCGACCGGCGTCAGCTTCGAGGAATGGATCCACAGCGACGCCTATGATCCCAAGGCCATCCGCGCCGAGTTCAAGTCTGGCTGGTGGGGCCGGCTGGTCGTCGACCGCCTGCTGAAGCGCGAGTAA